Below is a genomic region from Triticum dicoccoides isolate Atlit2015 ecotype Zavitan chromosome 5A, WEW_v2.0, whole genome shotgun sequence.
CATATCTAATTCTGTTCTGTGGCATCATGTATTTTATTGCTCCTTTATTCTGTAACCACTAACCAATTGTACTCAAATTACCCTGTTCTCTTGATTCCTCATCTGCCTGATCTACATTTTACTTCTCAAATTGCTTATGAGTATGTCCCTTTTCCAGGTTATATTGTTTCTCCTATGGGGTTTGTGCTGTTGCAAGGTCAGTGTTACTCAATCAATAGCTTTTGTAATGTACGAATTCAGCTTCATGTGGTTTGTTAATCGTTTATGCTCTTGGAACTGCAGATAGGGTGGGACTCGGTTATGAGAATGAGTGTTGATCTGCGAGACTTATTTTTATACGAGGCTTTCTTATACTATAATCCTCTCCTTCTAGTGGTGGGTTTCTTTTTGTTGTTGTACATGTGGCATACTCAACTCTTAATAACCGTGTATGCAAAAAAATTAGTCATGCATGTAACTGTGCTTTGTGTTCCTATTGTAGGCACTGATGATTTGGTTATGGGGAGTAAATTTGTGGGTTTTCGCACAATCATCAGTAAATTATGCGAAGGTGTTTGATCTTTCACAGACACATTTATCACACCGAGAAATATGGAGGGTATGCCTATTTATCTTGTTTGCGATATCCATTTCATCTCCTGTTTGAATGCATTTACACTGACATGCCTATCCATAGCCTATAAGCTTTATGGAGTATTGATCCATATAGCGTTTGCTGCATACAGTTTTAAGCAATGTCTACGGCATATGGTTGTTACGGTAGCGCGAAATTTATGGATGGTGGTGTTAAGCTCTCAACAATACTTGTAGTTCCCAGTCCATTATATTTTTGTAGTACAACTATACATAACATTTCTAAGCAACCGTGTTTATCTTGCTTTCCAATGTAAGTAATATATATACAATCCCCACTTTAGTGTCTGGATGAACATGCGTCACCAGAATATTTATTTTGAGAATAGGTTAGTCTGTGCCTATTGCACTTTCTAAAGTCGAGTACTGATGGGCTGGTGTTTTGAAGTTGGCTCTCTTTTCTTTAAACTGTATCGTGTTTTTGTCCTGTCCATTTCTTTTATGCTGACATAATATTGTATAATTTTTCATGTTACATGTACTCTGGCATATTATTCTGCTTAAGTAACACTTATTTTCCTCCATTGGCAGTGTGCTACTTGGCTGACTTTAGTTGTTCCAACAAGTATGACAGCTTACCTATATCTGTATTCACATGGTGAAGTGTCTCTTGCTGCATCTCAACCAGTGTAATATCTTGAGCTCATTAAGTTGTTAATTCTATGATTTGCTCATGGGACCTTTTGTTGTGTACATTACTCTTGGTTATACTTGTGGTGGTGCTTATCAGTTATCAGTAATCAAGTTCGGACATAAATATCCCCAGAGCTCTCCCAAGGAACAGTATAATGATAAGATAATTGTTGACATACTAAAATGGATGTCTCATTGTGTATCTCTGACTCTGTTGTGTTAATTGATGAATTGAAACATACATCCTGTCGCAAGATCAGAACAGTAGTATATTCATTATACATTTTGCTAGCAACGAATGTTAATGCAATTGCCACTTTTACCTTAAAGTTATACCTATTCTCCTGTAATCGAATAAGTGGAACTGCCCATCTTAGTACAATACTATTATATGTTAACCATCAATTGATGTACGTGCACACATAGATACGGATGGTTTCTTTGTAACACTGAAGTGATCTAAAGTTCTGCATGATGCACAATCCACTTACTCCCGCTTCCCCTTAGGAACAATAAACCATGCAATTTATTCTACTCTGATGCATTATTACTTTTTAAATGCTGGGTTATGAATTGACATATCATTCTGCCTGTCTGCAGGTCCTTTTGTATGCTATCCTTCTGATGATCCTCCTTTCTCCTTTTGATATGTTTTATTTATCATCACGCTTTTTCTTTCTGAGGACCATGTGGCGTATAGCACTTCCATTACAAGTAAGTTGTAAAAAAAATCAGTAATGTTAGATAGGTTTTGCTTTTAGCTATGCTATAGACAAAACAAAATATTTTGGTCTGTGGTGGCTATTATATATACCTGATTGTCCTTGCTTGCGGAGCCAGTAAATCTGATCAAATAACATTTTGAATTGATTTAATGTACTCTTGTTCCGCAGGCAATTACATTCCCTGACTTCTTTATGGCGGATATTTTTACATCCATGTCAAAGGTATGCAGTCATTTTTGGTAAACAATTGGAGACAGTTTGCAGTCATTTATTTAAAGTGTTTGCTGCCCATTGCTTTGTTTTAACTAATTACTGCTATAGATAGTATGACATGGTTTTTTGGTTTAATACTctttccgtcccaaaataagtgtctcaaccttagtacaactttgtactagagttagtacataattgagacacttattttgggacggagggagtatgtactatATTATTTTCTGTTCTCATGTTGACTGTAATATACTGTAGTTTATGTAAGAAAAATTATCTCCTAACTACGTGAGCATCTGCAATGTACTATTTCCTAGTTTTGTAGAGAACTGTTTCTAGCTTCTAGACTGTCCTGAGTGGACATTTTCAGTTTGATCTTTCTAATATGTTGCTCAATTGATGCATTTGTTTGCAGGTGTTTTCAGATTTGGAACGTTCAGGTTGTCGCATGGTCCATCGTCAGGTTAATCTCTCCGTTTCTCTTGTTCTATGCACATATTGTCTTCTGCAGTATCCATACTGCTTGGTTTACTTGACGATTGCAAAGTATTGCAAAAAGTAATTGTTATTATGATATTTTACAGGTCGCGACAATTGCTTGGTTTGAAGCAGATTCAATTTGTGGTAGCCACTCTGTAGCTATTCCTCTAGTTCTGGTACTCCCTTATTTGTGTCGTTTCTTCCAGTGTCTTCGACAGTACAAGGATACAAAGGAGAAAACTTGTCTTCTCAATGGTATTTAATCACCACCATATTGCAGCTCTAATTGTTTATTTCTTATACATGTTTAGAATCCTAGAAATAGAACAAGTTGTAGCTTGTGATCATATGTTTTGTACCTATTTCTGGACACTTACCAACATCTTTGTACCAAATCCAGCACTCAAGTACTCGACAGCAGTCCCTGTGATCTTTTTATCAGCTCTCAAGTATCATGTATTTCCCGACGTATGGATTAGCTTTTACCGCCCTCTGTGGCTTATTTCCAGTGTTGTGAATTCACTGTATTCCTTCTACTGGGATATAAAGCGTGATTGGGATTTGAGGTGCCGTTCTCTACAAAAGTTTCTTTTCTACTCTGTCCTTACGTATCAATTGTTGGTTGCTAACAAGACTTTCTCTATAATTGCAGCATTTTAACCAGGATTTTCATGTTCAAAAACCCAAGTGCATGGAGCAATCTTCTTTACGGGCGTAGCTGGGTATACACTCTTAACACATACATGGTTTTAGCTAGTACACCTTGTTAATTTTCTGAACTAATCCTTACATGATTGCTCTACAGGTATTTTATTGGGTGTTAGGTAGCAATCTCATTCTCCGGTGTACATGGACATACAAGCTTTCGGCGCATCTTCGGCACAACTACCTGACAGTGTTTGCGATAACAGCTCTGGAAATGGTGAGGCGGTTCCAGTGGGTCTTTTTCCGCGTCGAGAATGAGTGGAACAAGATGACAGCCAAGCAAAATTTTGAATTGTCATCTGATATGCTGCCTTCAGAATCAGATAGGCTACTGGATTCTAACAGCCATAAAGTCTAACCCTACACTCAAAACAATCTTATAGCATGGTCCGTATGAGGTTCTCTCTCGTAATATCTCTAGAGCTCGGAAGGCCAATTGTACAAGATAGATTTCCACACGAAATGAAGTTGTTGGCACATGTGCCATATGTAACACTCTTGAATCCAGACAAATGATAGTGATACCAAAAAAATTTATGATTTGGCACCTTTACAAAGATAATCTGCTTAGCTGATCTGCATATCAACAATCTGAGTTTGATGCTTTATCCTTTTGTTTCTGTTCAACTTGCAACTGTTCAGATGCATCTGTAATCATCTTGTGCAACAGTACAACAATTAGTGCTCATGCACAAGTGCAATGGGTGTGAATTGTATTTGTTTGCGTCATCGCAAAGTTTGGTAAGTTGCACTTGAACAGCACATTGTCAAGAAAGTCATGATTATCTCATCTTGTTTATCATATCATTGGCTGAAGCAGACGAGATTGATTGTCACAAGCAGAGTATTTCCTGCTGCCAGATAATGGCTGGGCCCGGATGAAGTAACGGTTACCCATTGGAACAGTCTAGAAACAACTTAGTTTAATGGCTGTGGTTTCTCCAATCAATCTATATACCCACCCACAGGGTTTCTTAAGCAAGTTGCAACTTGGATAATGGAATCGAAACCAAAATGGAGCCCTTGTCTGGGACAAAGGAGGGAGCTGATTTTTATTCTTGCCATTACACCTGACATTATTACTCCTAGGTAAATAATTTGAACAGAAACAGACTCGGTTACTCCTTTGCATCCATGCAATAATTAAGGGACTTACACACTgaattagtagtagtaccactcctACACAAATACACAAACACAAATACACAAATACACAAAcacaagtatactactagtacagtggtacTACCATAAAAAGAAAAGCATGGGACACATCAATGCTCATCGAATTCGCAGCCGCCCGTGGTCACCGTCGAACGTGCGTGTGCGAGGCAGCAGCGGTACACGAGGCAGAGTGTGCGCCACGGAGAGGGAGGAGATCCAGAAGGTCCGGGGGGTTTCCGCGCGCGGCTACGGAGACGTGAAGGCGTCCTCCGGCTCCGGCGCGGtgggctgctgctgctgcaggaCGAGGAGCGAGCGCAGCGTGTCCCGGAGGCGGTTGGCGCGCCTCCGGTGGCGGATGCGGCGGAGCACGGCGTCCTTCTCCAGCGGCCCCGCGCCGGGCCCGGGCCTGTGCAGGTACAGCCGGCTCgtcacccgcaccgccgccgcgtcCCCCTCGTCTTCTTGCGCCGCCGCCGGGGGCGGAGACGAAGGGGGGCTCTTGGACATCCTGGAGTCCATGACAAGATCGATCAGACTTCTTCTTGAGAGCTTTGTGTGCGGAGCTGAGTGAGTGAGTTATGAATGAGCGAGTGAAGGGAGTGTGAAAGGTGGCGAGGCAGGGGCCATTTATAGGCGGTTTCGGGGAGCTAAATTATTGATTTTAGTACCCCGGGTTGCTGTTTATTACAGAAACGGGTAGCCGGAGGACATGGTTTCATGTGTCAGCCAGGGCGGAGCCAGAAAATTTGGCCATTGGGTTCACTCCAAGACTACATTTCGTATAGCTTTATTTTGGTTTACCAAAGTATGTACCAAGTCTCAAAAAATTTCCTTATTTTTTGAATATTTTGACTCGTCTGACTCGCCATGGCCTCAGAAAGTTAAGCCTTGATGCAACAAATATCTCACCGGACCGAATCAATCAAAGCATTAAGCCGGATTCGATTTTACTTTTTTATAAGATCATTTTGCTTATCAAGAGCAACCTGAATTCACTAAACTTGATTTATCAAAGCATCacatatttttttactattacatTATGAAAGCTAATAACACTACTCTTACCCTTATGAGTATATAGTTTGCTTTTCTTGTTCCAACCGTTCCAACTGTTAATTGCAAACTTGTCCCCTCGTTGTAATGTTTGAGAAGGTAGCAGAAGAAGGCCTAATTCACTTTATCATTAGACTCAAGCCAAGGACCATACTCATCAACAATCTGGATCAAGTCTCTATTGAGTATCTCCAATCTCCCAATGTGGGTAACCAAAATTAGACGATGGCCTATAAGGTCCCCTCGTTAAATATTTGCGCCTTATCTCATCTTGCTTCTTTCGAGTTTTTGTGTACTCTGAAATTCTCTTCCGATCATCCGGATCATAAGGCAACTCGTCTAAGTTAGTTTCTATATGAATAGTAGGCTTCGGGAGACTTAACTGCAGTGACATTTGATGCATTTTGCCCGCGTCTAATAGATGACCTTGATGTGCTTGTATCATTATCTCGATCTAGTGACTGAGTTCCCTTTGAAAAataccgctccatagactagatcaATCAAAAGTGCATGGAGATTTTTTTAGAAGAGTAGGGCAAAACAATCTATTGTACTAGGCTATTAGTCTAGATAGAACATAGACAAGAGAGAGACAAGATGGGGCAATGCAATCTAATTACCTTAAGTTTTGGTATTTAATTGTTACCAATGTCGATCTGCGGCCGCCTACTTCCTGCAGGCATATGGCGGCGGCCGAGTCGCCGAACAACACGAACATGCGAGACTGGAGTCGGAGAAACGAACAGACGAAACGATGAAAAAAGCAGACGGTAGATGAGGCGTGCCGCGTGTGGATgcatatttgcgtgtgtgttttttTGAGACAATCTGCATGTTTGCGTGATTTAACTCACGGTTTAGGCATGTGAATGGATTAGTGGGCGGTTATTTTTGAGCCCTTTGTTCCACGTGAGGTGATTTGTTAGGGTCAGCCAAGATATTTTAGTGGGTTCACATCATTCAAAGACGTACACATACGCATCGTACCACGTAAAATTCATTGGGTTTACTTGAACCCAATAGCTCTACGCT
It encodes:
- the LOC119299379 gene encoding SPX and EXS domain-containing protein 5-like; this encodes MKGVSVIPAVAIIPSPLFLWRVKVILFLLWGLCCCKIGWDSVMRMSVDLRDLFLYEAFLYYNPLLLVALMIWLWGVNLWVFAQSSVNYAKVFDLSQTHLSHREIWRCATWLTLVVPTSMTAYLYLYSHGEVSLAASQPVLLYAILLMILLSPFDMFYLSSRFFFLRTMWRIALPLQAITFPDFFMADIFTSMSKVFSDLERSGCRMVHRQVATIAWFEADSICGSHSVAIPLVLVLPYLCRFFQCLRQYKDTKEKTCLLNALKYSTAVPVIFLSALKYHVFPDVWISFYRPLWLISSVVNSLYSFYWDIKRDWDLSILTRIFMFKNPSAWSNLLYGRSWVFYWVLGSNLILRCTWTYKLSAHLRHNYLTVFAITALEMVRRFQWVFFRVENEWNKMTAKQNFELSSDMLPSESDRLLDSNSHKV